In Tursiops truncatus isolate mTurTru1 chromosome 9, mTurTru1.mat.Y, whole genome shotgun sequence, a single genomic region encodes these proteins:
- the FKBP14 gene encoding peptidyl-prolyl cis-trans isomerase FKBP14 isoform X2: MRLFLWNAVLTLLVTSLSGALIPEPEVKIEVLQKPFICHRKTKGGDLMLVHYEGYLEKDGSLFHSTHKHNNGQPIWFTLGILEALKGWDQGLKGMCVGEKRKLIIPPALGYGKEGKGKIPPESTLIFNIDLLEIRNGPRSHESFQEMDLNDDWKLSKDEGSVYVALALSF, encoded by the exons ATGAGGCTTTTCTTGTGGAACGCGGTCCTGACGCTTTTAGTCACTTCTTTGAGTGGGGCTCTGATCCCTGAACCAGAAGTGAAGATTGAAGTGCTCCAGAAGCCGTTTATCTGCCATCGCAAGACCAAAGGAGGGGATTTGATGTTGGTCCACTATGAAGGCTACTTAGAAAAGGACGGCTCCTTATTTCACTCCAC TCACAAACATAACAATGGTCAGCCTATTTGGTTTACCCTGGGCATCCTGGAGGCTCTCAAAGGttgggaccagggcttgaagggAATGTGtgtaggagagaagagaaagctcaTCATTCCTCCTGCCTTGGGCTATggcaaagaaggaaaag GTAAAATTCCCCCAGAGAGTACACTGATATTCAACATCGATCTCCTAGAGATTCGAAATGGACCAAGGTCCCATGAATCATTCCAAGAAATGGATCTTAATGATGACTGGAAACTCTCTAAAGATGAG GGTTCAGTGTATGTTGCTCTCGCCCTGAGTTTTTGA
- the FKBP14 gene encoding peptidyl-prolyl cis-trans isomerase FKBP14 isoform X1 — MRLFLWNAVLTLLVTSLSGALIPEPEVKIEVLQKPFICHRKTKGGDLMLVHYEGYLEKDGSLFHSTHKHNNGQPIWFTLGILEALKGWDQGLKGMCVGEKRKLIIPPALGYGKEGKGKIPPESTLIFNIDLLEIRNGPRSHESFQEMDLNDDWKLSKDEVKVYLKKEFEKHGAVVNESHHDVLVEDIFDKEDEDKDGFISAREFTYKHDEL; from the exons ATGAGGCTTTTCTTGTGGAACGCGGTCCTGACGCTTTTAGTCACTTCTTTGAGTGGGGCTCTGATCCCTGAACCAGAAGTGAAGATTGAAGTGCTCCAGAAGCCGTTTATCTGCCATCGCAAGACCAAAGGAGGGGATTTGATGTTGGTCCACTATGAAGGCTACTTAGAAAAGGACGGCTCCTTATTTCACTCCAC TCACAAACATAACAATGGTCAGCCTATTTGGTTTACCCTGGGCATCCTGGAGGCTCTCAAAGGttgggaccagggcttgaagggAATGTGtgtaggagagaagagaaagctcaTCATTCCTCCTGCCTTGGGCTATggcaaagaaggaaaag GTAAAATTCCCCCAGAGAGTACACTGATATTCAACATCGATCTCCTAGAGATTCGAAATGGACCAAGGTCCCATGAATCATTCCAAGAAATGGATCTTAATGATGACTGGAAACTCTCTAAAGATGAG GTTAAAGTGTATTTAAAGAAGGAGTTTGAAAAGCATGGTGCAGTGGTGAACGAAAGTCATCATGATGTTTTGGTGGAggatatttttgataaagaagatgaAGACAAAGATGGATTTATATCTGCCAGAGAATTTACATATAAACATGATGAATTATAG